In Daphnia magna isolate NIES linkage group LG5, ASM2063170v1.1, whole genome shotgun sequence, a single genomic region encodes these proteins:
- the LOC116922596 gene encoding acetylcholinesterase yields MGGNSSLLFVVICSIVMMFHWQCCCSQQLASAYRLGQRPMDNVTVLVSDNRKDDGVSIMGPLVPYQETDQWKHEQQTVFQEGERIRRDESSSRNGGSSSGGNKGRPGSIDDTNIRLLVQTLNGRVRGTTKTALGETVDVFLGIPFAKPPLGNLRFKKPVPIDPWQGVYDAQSLPNSCQQERYDVFPGFRGEEMWNPNTPISEDCLYLNLWVPTKLRHANNNNSGNGTVLIWIYGGGYMSGTSTLEVYDALILAATNDIIVVSINYRVGVFGFLYLDHEDAPGNMGLYDQALAIKWIKDNIRSFGGDPNSLTLFGESAGAGSVSVHLLSPVSGHLARRAIMQSGSVNAPWSYMTAETSKKIAVALVNDVGCNSSMVGIDTPSVMECMRSVQAKNLSLIQWNSYWGILGFPSAPTIDGVFLPKHPKDMLKEGGFSDAEILVGTNQDEGTYFILYDFIQYFKKDDPSVLEREKFLEIINTIFKTWSQLEREAIIFQYTDWDHIENGYLNQKMIGDVVGDYYFTCPTNYFAQKFAEHGTNVYYYHFTQRSSTNPWGQWMGVMHADEVEYVFGHPLNMSRDYTASERELSRRVMKYFATFAKTGKPVADDTLWPIYSRNEPRYFILNGEVRGIGHGPRATACAFWNEFMPLITARQSTNQCDPDAMLSLRGSASSIAKSSGRRGIFAIVLCWLLMAVLKVI; encoded by the exons ATGGGGGGAAACAGTTCTCTGTTATTTGTGGTCATCTGTTCAATTGTTATGATGTTTCATTGGCAGTGTTGTTGTTCCCAGCAGTTGGCATCAGCCTATCGACTGGGTCAACGGCCGATGGATAACGTCACAGTCCTTGTATCCGACAACCGGAAGGATGATGGCGTTTCGATCATGGGGCCATTGGTTCCTTACCAAGAAACCGATCAATGGAAACACGAGCAGCAAACCGTGTTCCAGGAAGGCGAAAGAATACGTCGGGATGAGTCTAGTAGTAGAAATGGTGGCAGTTCATCGGGCGGAAATAAAGGACGTCCGGGAAGCATTGACGACACCAACATTCGACTTCTCGTTCAGACTCTAAATGGACGCGTTCGTGGAACAACTAAAACTGCACTCGGCGAAACTGTGGACGTCTTCCTGGGC ATCCCGTTTGCCAAGCCACCTTTAGGAAACCTGCGATTCAAGAAGCCCGTCCCTATTGATCCATGGCAGGGAGTCTACGACGCCCAGAGTTTGCCAAACTCTTGCCAGCAGGAACGATATGACGTCTTTCCTGGTTTCAGGGGCGAGGAAATGTGGAATCCCAACACGCCCATTTCCGAGGACTGTCTCTATTTAAACCTGTGGGTACCGACTAAGCTCCGCCatgccaacaacaacaacagcggTAACGGAACGGTCCTCATTTGGATCTACGGAGGCGGTTACATGAGTGGCACATCGACGCTCGAAGTCTACGACGCCCTCATTCTGGCAGCCACCAACGACATCATCGTCGTTTCCATCAATTATCGCGTCGGTGTTTTCGGTTTTCTTTACCTGGACCACGAAGACGCCCCCGGTAATATGGGGCTCTACGATCAAGCCCTGGCCATCAAATGGATCAAGGATAACATTCGATCATTTGGAGGAGATCCCAATTCTTTGACATTATTTGGAGAGTCGGCTGGAGCTGGATCGGTTAGCGTTCATCTTTTATCGCCCGTCAGCGGACACCTGGCCAGACGGGCCATCATGCAATCGGGCTCTGTCAACGCGCCCTGGAGCTACATGACGGCCGAGACTTCCAAAAAGATCGCAGTTGCCCTAGTTAACGATGTCGGTTGCAATTCATCCATGGTCGGCATTGATACTCCGTCCGTGATGGAATGCATGAGATCCGTCCAGGCTAAAAACCTGTCGCTCATCCAGTGGAATTCCTATTGGGGCATCCTTGGCTTTCCATCGGCTCCGACCATCGATGGCGTCTTCCTGCCCAAACATCCGAAAGACATGCTGAAAGAAGGCGGATTCTCCGATGCGGAAATCCTTGTCGGAACCAATCAGGACGAAG GGACGTACTTTATCCTGTACGACTTTATCCAGTATTTCAAGAAAGACGACCCGAGCGTTCTTGAGAGAGAAAAGTTCCTCGAAATTATTAATACTATATTCAAAACTTGGTCGCAACTGGAGCGTGAAGCCATCATCTTTCAG TACACCGATTGGGATCACATTGAAAACGGCTATTTAAATCAGAAAATGATTGGCGATGTGGTCGGAG ATTATTATTTTACCTGTCCGACTAATTACTTTGCTCAGAAGTTCGCCGAGCACGGGACGAACGTTTACTATTATCACTTCACTcag AGATCAAGCACTAATCCGTGGGGTCAATGGATGGGAGTGATGCACGCCGACGAAGTCGAGTACGTTTTCGGTCATCCGCTCAACATGTCGCGTGACTACACGGCCAGCGAACGTGAACTCAGTCGTCGAGTGATGAAATACTTTGCTACTTTTGCCAAAACTGG GAAACCCGTGGCGGACGATACGCTTTGGCCGATTTACTCGCGGAACGAGCCGCGCTATTTTATTCTGAATGGCGAGGTACGCGGAATCGGACACGGGCCCAGGGCCACGGCTTGCGCTTTCTGGAATGAATTTATGCCACTTATTACAGCGCGTCAAA GTACAAATCAATGCGACCCGGACGCCATGCTGTCGCTAAGAGGATCGGCGTCCAGCATCGCAAAATCTTCCGGTCGTCGCGGAATTTTCGCCATCGTGTTGTGCTGGTTACTTATGGCTGTCTTGAAAGTCATTTGA
- the LOC116922605 gene encoding peptidase inhibitor 16 → MTTHVHRSGRMAGTRPSFIRFTFLLLSEEHHVIDHQMFFYRTKKHRPVQLAVFAFVCCLLTGPSSACDYQRVDPSHTMCVYSPRNCGGKTLIRASGMSCHDKQVILETHNRLRQMLALGQIRGQPPSLDMRELVWDEELAAIAQRWADQCNAGHDRLRRIDRFSVGQNVAATWTFDKPSPTGEEPEFKRQIEAWFNEVTQIGFRPKDIDPFNFNRQAGHYSQIAWSETYAVGCGYSYFRDPQRGYTKLYVCNYGPGGNVIGATMYRTGRPGQTMCINEGLATSRRYPGLCEMPPSSTGVDYRDLICTAPATTTIDQLQLQLSPVSAAVNKPPPLSSSPLAPVPAPPPVLQPPPIFPPPSPPAPAPTPQLGDMVLRGMQSPLAGLAKLLGHARDNNDVLAAFISVNKQLVALGEKDRLRQELHERLKNSQVRSLLENQVRQIIQQNGGVNNVNLETLVEQLRGSLPSIQEASGAVIESIIEFTKVQANQQT, encoded by the exons ATGACGACACACGTCCATCGATCGGGGAGGATGGCTGGAACGCGTCCAtcttttattcgattcac GTTTCTTTTACTTAGTGAAGAACATCACGTGATTGACCATCAAATGTTCTTCTATAGGACAAAGAAACACCGGCCAGTCCAGCTGGCCGTTTTTGCCTTCGTTTGTTGTTTGCTGACTGGACCTTCGTCTGCGTGTGACTATCAACGCGTCGATCCCAGTCACACGATGTGTGTGTATTCTCCTCGAAATTGCGGTGGAAAAACACTCATTC GCGCAAGTGGAATGAGCTGTCACGATAAGCAAGTTATTTTGGAGACTCATAATCGGTTGCGGCAAATGCTAGCCTTGGGTCAAATACGAGGCCAGCCGCCCTCGCTGGACATGCGAGAACTT GTCTGGGATGAAGAACTGGCGGCCATTGCTCAAAGGTGGGCAGATCAATGCAATGCTGGACACGACCGTCTTAGGAGAATAG atagATTCAGTGTTGGACAGAACGTAGCAGCCACATGGACGTTTGATAAGCCGAGCCCAACTGGCGAAGAACCTGAATTCAAGCGTCAAATCGAAGCCTGGTTTAATGAGGTGACGCAAATCGGGTTCCGACCGAAAGATATCGATCCATTTAATTTCAACCGGCAAGCGGGACATTATTCTCAG ATTGCTTGGAGCGAGACGTATGCTGTCGGTTGCGGTTACAGTTACTTTCGTGATCCGCAGCGTGGTTATACCAAACTTTATGTTTGCAATTACGGACCTGG AGGGAATGTTATCGGTGCCACGATGTACAGAACAGGTCGGCCTGGTCAGACTATGTGCATCAACGAAGGACTGGCAACATCCAGACGCTATCCTGGACTTTGTG AGATGCCACCCTCTTCCACAGGAGTTGATTATCGCGATTTGATATGCACCGCTCCGGCAACGACCACCATCGATCAATTACAACTTCAATTATCTCCCGTTTCAGCTGCAGTCAATAAACCACCACCCCTTTCTTCCTCCCCGTTGGCACCAGTCCCGGCACCTCCTCCCGTGCTTCAACCACCGCCCATCTTTCCGCCTCCTTCTCCTCCGGCGCCCGCACCAACACCGCAACTTGGCGACATGGTTCTACGTGGCATGCAATCTCCACTGGCCGGTTTAGCTAAATTATTGGGGCA TGCTCGTGACAACAATGATGTTTTGGCTGCCTTTATCTCTGTAAACAAACAACTGGTGGCACTTGGTGAAAAAGATAG GCTCAGGCAAGAGTTACATGAAAGACTGAAAAATTCTCAAGTCAGAAGTTTGCTGGAGAATCAGGTTCGTCAGATAATACAGCAAAATGGAGGGGTTAATAATGTGAATCTTGAAACCCTTGTTGAGCAGCTAAGAG GTTCATTGCCATCCATCCAAGAAGCTAGTGGAGCCGTTATTGAAAGTATTATTGAATTTACAAAAGTACAAGCTAACCAACAAACTTAG